A genomic stretch from Tenrec ecaudatus isolate mTenEca1 chromosome 17, mTenEca1.hap1, whole genome shotgun sequence includes:
- the SLC51B gene encoding organic solute transporter subunit beta yields MEHSEGFARDPAVSQELLEEVLWVFRVEDASPWNYAILTLAFLVFIISTVLLIRSIRANRNRKMLSLEKQPPGALYLAEAPNQGDNSVDAQRETLLSEAPNSDQGVIELKERDSPSVLLPGPSESES; encoded by the exons atggagcacagtgaggggtttGCCAGAGACCCAGCTGTGTCTCAGGAGTTACTGGAAGAGGTGCTTTGGGTTTTTCGGGTAGAAGACG CATCTCCTTGGAATTATGCCATCCTCACCCTGGCCTTCCTGGTGTTCATCATAAGCACTGTCCTCCTGATAAGGAGTATCCGGGCAAACAG AAATAGAAAGATGCTGTCACTGGAAAAACAACCTCCAGGAGCCCTCTATTTGGCTGAGGCCCCAAACCAAGGTGATAACAGTgtcgatgcccagagagagactctGCTATCCGAAGCCCCAAACTCGGACCAAGGAGTAATCGAGTTAAAGGAGAGAGACAGCCCATCAGTTCTCCTTCCAGGCCCATCAGAATCTGAGAGCTAG